One genomic region from Phragmites australis chromosome 1, lpPhrAust1.1, whole genome shotgun sequence encodes:
- the LOC133924435 gene encoding uncharacterized protein LOC133924435 — MEGKSSHLPEITIVPAPRPVPGFGAVDVAKAASREPISPGSPSTVATADRGKESRATAAGADALPGWKLDALCQDSGSWPAMRVRFPYF; from the coding sequence ATGGAAGGGAAAAGCAGCCATCTGCCGGAGATAACCATCGTCCCGGCGCCTAGGCCGGTGCCGGGCTTCGGCGCTGTCGACGTGGCGAAGGCGGCGAGCAGGGAGCCCATCAGCCCGGGCTCGCCGTCCACGGTGGCCACCGCCGACCGAGGCAAAGAGAGCCGTGCCACTGCCGCGGGCGCCGACGCCCTGCCCGGGTGGAAGCTCGACGCCCTATGCCAGGACTCCGGCTCGTGGCCGGCCATGAGGGTGCGCTTCCCCTACTTCTGA
- the LOC133924133 gene encoding GDSL esterase/lipase At5g45910-like isoform X2 yields MGKLLPCAVSLLLLALLSSSESVAAFPSLRVRGYDSIFSFGDSFADTGNNPVVFRWYSVFNPVTRPPYGSTFFGRPTGRNCDGRLIIDFIAESLGLPFLPPFLAHDGGFRRGANFAVGGATALDVGFFHDGEPAGPGASQFPLNTSFSVQLQWFESLKPSLCGTTQECRELFGRSLFVVGEFGFNDYSFSLGGKSIQQVRSFVPDVIRTISMAIERLIKHGATRLVVAGMIPAGCSPPILVMFADADPAGYDPRTGCLKDMNELAIHHNSLLREALHDLRAEHPDVEIIYADFFNPIMEMVESPGFEGDAFTICCGGPGRYHYNQEVWCGDPGATTCKDPSARLFWDGVHLTEAANRYIADDWLSSINSPASASNL; encoded by the exons ATGGGAAAGTTGTTGCCGTGTGCCGTCTCGCTCCTTCTCCTCGCTCTACTCTCATCGTCGGAGTCGGTGGCCGCCTTCCCCTCCCTCCGCGTCCGGGGCTACGACTCCATCTTCAGCTTCGGCGATTCGTTCGCCGACACCGGCAACAACCCCGTCGTCTTCCGCTGGTACTCCGTCTTCAACCCCGTGACGCGGCCGCCATACGGCTCCACCTTCTTCGGCCGCCCCACCGGCCGCAACTGCGACGGCCGCCTCATCATCGACTTCATTG CTGAAAGCCTGGGCCTGCCGTTCCTCCCGCCTTTCCTGGCGCACGACGGGGGCTTCCGCCGCGGCGCCAACTTCGCCGTCGGGGGCGCCACTGCCCTCGACGTCGGCTTCTTCCACGACGGGGAGCCCGCCGGCCCCGGCGCCAGCCAGTTCCCTTTGAACACCAGCTTCAGCGTGCAGCTGCAGTGGTTCGAGTCGCTGAAGCCCTCCCTCTGCGGCACCACCCAAG AGTGCAGGGAGTTGTTCGGGAGATCGCTCTTCGTCGTGGGCGAATTCGGGTTCAACGACTACAGCTTCTCCTTGGGAGGGAAGAGCATTCAACAAGTCAGATCGTTCGTTCCAGATGTCATCAGGACCATCTCCATGGCCATCGAG AGGCTGATCAAGCACGGGGCGACCAGGCTGGTGGTTGCCGGGATGATTCCGGCAGGATGCTCGCCGCCGATTCTCGTCATGTTCGCCGACGCCGACCCGGCAGGCTATGACCCCCGGACAGGGTGCCTGAAAGATATGAACGAGCTGGCCATTCATCACAACTCGTTGCTCCGGGAGGCCTTGCACGACCTCCGGGCCGAGCACCCGGACGTCGAGATCATCTACGCCGATTTCTTCAACCCCATCATGGAGATGGTGGAGTCGCCCG GGTTTGAAGGAGATGCTTTTACAATTTGTTGTGGAGGACCCGGGAGGTACCATTACAACCAAGAAGTTTGGTGCGGCGATCCAGGTGCGACCACATGCAAGGATCCATCTGCTCGTTTGTTCTGGGATGGAGTCCACCTGACAGAGGCAGCTAATCGGTACATCGCCGACGACTGGCTGAGTAGCATAAACTCGCCTGCTAGTGCTAGCAATCTATAA
- the LOC133924347 gene encoding V-type proton ATPase subunit E-like yields MEKNKKEKSQGPRYKTSPPRDGRVRIATRSPASPRLERSKPIAAATHRPGDHRRTSSRRAQGPLPAAKMDDVDVSRQLKQMTDFIRQEAVEKAAEIEAAAAEEFQIEKLQLVEAEKKKMRQEYDRKEKQVGIKKKIDYSMQLNASRIKVLQAQDDLVTNMMEATRKELLYISRDHQTYKKLLRILIVQSLLRLKEPAVVLRCRKEDLELVDSVLESARNEYAEKTNVYPPEIVVDRHVYLPSAPSHYEAHGLSCSGGVVLASRDGKIVCENTLDARLQVVFRKKLPEIRRSLFGQVAA; encoded by the exons atggaaaaaaataaaaaggagaaaTCTCAGGGGCCTCGATACAAAACGTCCCCTCCCCGCGACGGCCGTGTCAGAATCGCCACGAGGTCTCCCGCATCCCCTCGCCTCGAGAGATCAAAACCCATCGCTGCGGCGACTCACCGTCCCGGCGATCACCGGAGAACCAGTAGCAGAAGGGCGCAGGGGCCCCTCCCGGCCGCGAAGATGGATGACGTGGACGTGTCGCGGCAGCTCAAGCAGATGACTGACTTCATCCGCCAGGAGGCCGTCGAGAAAGCCGCCGAGATCGAGGCCGCCGCTGCCGAG GAATTCCAAATTGAGAAATTGCAATTGGTGGAGGCTGAAAAGAAGAAGATGCGTCAGGAATATGATCGGAAAGAGAAGCAAGTCGGTATCAAGAAGAAAAT TGATTACTCAATGCAGCTCAATGCTTCCCGAATTAAAGTTCTGCAAGCTCAAGATGACTTAGTAACAAATATGATGGAAGCAACAAGAAAAGAACTACTGTACATAAGCCGAGATCACCAAACTTACAAGAAACTTCTCAGGATACTTATTGTTCAG AGTTTGCTGCGTCTGAAAGAGCCAGCTGTGGTTCTCCGCTGCAGGAAGGAGGATCTTGAGCTTGTTGACTCAGTTTTGGAGTCAGCAAGGAATGAGTATGCAGAAAAAACAAATGTATATCCTCCTGAAATAGTTGTAGACCGCCATGTCTATCTGCCATCTGCTCCCAGTCATTATGAGGCACATGGCCTCTCCTG CTCCGGTGGAGTTGTACTAGCTTCCCGAGATGGAAAGATAGTCTGTGAAAACACATTGGATGCCAGACTACAAGTGGTTTTTAGAAAGAAG
- the LOC133924133 gene encoding GDSL esterase/lipase At5g45910-like isoform X1, whose amino-acid sequence MGKLLPCAVSLLLLALLSSSESVAAFPSLRVRGYDSIFSFGDSFADTGNNPVVFRWYSVFNPVTRPPYGSTFFGRPTGRNCDGRLIIDFIAESLGLPFLPPFLAHDGGFRRGANFAVGGATALDVGFFHDGEPAGPGASQFPLNTSFSVQLQWFESLKPSLCGTTQECRELFGRSLFVVGEFGFNDYSFSLGGKSIQQVRSFVPDVIRTISMAIERLIKHGATRLVVAGMIPAGCSPPILVMFADADPAGYDPRTGCLKDMNELAIHHNSLLREALHDLRAEHPDVEIIYADFFNPIMEMVESPGKFGFEGDAFTICCGGPGRYHYNQEVWCGDPGATTCKDPSARLFWDGVHLTEAANRYIADDWLSSINSPASASNL is encoded by the exons ATGGGAAAGTTGTTGCCGTGTGCCGTCTCGCTCCTTCTCCTCGCTCTACTCTCATCGTCGGAGTCGGTGGCCGCCTTCCCCTCCCTCCGCGTCCGGGGCTACGACTCCATCTTCAGCTTCGGCGATTCGTTCGCCGACACCGGCAACAACCCCGTCGTCTTCCGCTGGTACTCCGTCTTCAACCCCGTGACGCGGCCGCCATACGGCTCCACCTTCTTCGGCCGCCCCACCGGCCGCAACTGCGACGGCCGCCTCATCATCGACTTCATTG CTGAAAGCCTGGGCCTGCCGTTCCTCCCGCCTTTCCTGGCGCACGACGGGGGCTTCCGCCGCGGCGCCAACTTCGCCGTCGGGGGCGCCACTGCCCTCGACGTCGGCTTCTTCCACGACGGGGAGCCCGCCGGCCCCGGCGCCAGCCAGTTCCCTTTGAACACCAGCTTCAGCGTGCAGCTGCAGTGGTTCGAGTCGCTGAAGCCCTCCCTCTGCGGCACCACCCAAG AGTGCAGGGAGTTGTTCGGGAGATCGCTCTTCGTCGTGGGCGAATTCGGGTTCAACGACTACAGCTTCTCCTTGGGAGGGAAGAGCATTCAACAAGTCAGATCGTTCGTTCCAGATGTCATCAGGACCATCTCCATGGCCATCGAG AGGCTGATCAAGCACGGGGCGACCAGGCTGGTGGTTGCCGGGATGATTCCGGCAGGATGCTCGCCGCCGATTCTCGTCATGTTCGCCGACGCCGACCCGGCAGGCTATGACCCCCGGACAGGGTGCCTGAAAGATATGAACGAGCTGGCCATTCATCACAACTCGTTGCTCCGGGAGGCCTTGCACGACCTCCGGGCCGAGCACCCGGACGTCGAGATCATCTACGCCGATTTCTTCAACCCCATCATGGAGATGGTGGAGTCGCCCGGCAAGTTTG GGTTTGAAGGAGATGCTTTTACAATTTGTTGTGGAGGACCCGGGAGGTACCATTACAACCAAGAAGTTTGGTGCGGCGATCCAGGTGCGACCACATGCAAGGATCCATCTGCTCGTTTGTTCTGGGATGGAGTCCACCTGACAGAGGCAGCTAATCGGTACATCGCCGACGACTGGCTGAGTAGCATAAACTCGCCTGCTAGTGCTAGCAATCTATAA